From Juglans regia cultivar Chandler chromosome 8, Walnut 2.0, whole genome shotgun sequence, the proteins below share one genomic window:
- the LOC108997989 gene encoding BTB/POZ domain-containing protein At1g03010-like isoform X2 has product MPISDVSSDLTVEVGASSFALHKFPLVSRSGKIRRLLLETKDTKISRINLPTVPGGPEAFELAAKFCYGVNVEITLSNVAMLRCTAHFLEMTEELSEKNMEIRTEAYLKELVLPNISNSVSVLHRCESLLPISEDINLVSRLINAISNNACKEQLTSGLLKLDHNFPAKTIPNMEPDTPADWWGESLTVLNLDFFRRVVSSVKSKGLKQDLISKILINYAQNSLQGLGGKDSHLLRGSLMDSELQKKQRVIVEALVSLLPTQSRKSSVPMAFLSSLLKTAIAASASTSCRSDLERRIGLQLDQAILEDVLLPANSHGNIHSTLYDTDSLLRIFSIFLNLDEDDEEDNHLRDESEMAYDFDSPGSPKQSSILKVSKLLDSYLAEVAIDSNLTTSKFIALAELLPDHARIVSDGLYRAVDIFLKVHINIKDSERYRLCKTIDCQKLSQEACSHAAQNERLPVQMAVQVLYFEQIRLRNAMNGGGQNQFFFGANNGQFPQRSSSGAGSGAISPRDNYASVRRENRELKLEVARMRMRLTDLEKDHVSMKQELVKTHPANRLFKSLTKKLSKLNSLFRINGIKPIGVTSPWGFGGRNSNHQNCMQEGTRDEGARWGCDANMNAGICRCFFKTDQTIACPESYLPKT; this is encoded by the exons AT gCCAATATCTGATGTTTCTAGTGATCTTACTGTTGAAGTCGGAGCCTCAAGCTTTGCACTTCATAAG TTCCCTCTAGTTTCCAGAAGTGGAAAAATCCGGAGGCTGTTGTTGGAAACAAAAGATACAAAAATTTCACGCATAAATCTCCCTACTGTTCCTGGTGGACCAGAGGCATTTGAGCTAGCAGCAAAGTTCTGTTATGGAGTAAATGTTGAGATCACACTCTCAAATGTTGCTATGCTACGTTGCACAGCTCATTTCCTGGAAATGACAGAGGAGTTGTCGGAGAAAAACATGGAAATTCGAACTGAAGCATATCTAAAGGAGCTGGTGCTCCCAAATATATCAAACTCAGTATCTGTTCTACACCGTTGTGAAAGCCTATTGCCAATATCTGAAGATATCAACCTGGTTAGCAGGCTTATCAATGCAATTTCCAATAATGCATGCAAAGAGCAGCTCACCTCTGGCTTATTAAAACTTGACCATAATTTCCCTGCAAAAACTATTCCCAACATGGAACCAGATACACCAGCAGACTGGTGGGGGGAATCACTCACAGTTCTTAATCTTGATTTCTTCCGACGGGTTGTGTCTTCTGTAAAATCTAAGGGTCTAAAACAGGATCTGATTAGCAAAATTCTGATAAACTATGCCCAGAATTCTCTTCAAGGACTTGGAGGCAAGGACTCCCACCTGCTCAGAGGAAGTCTCATGGATTCGGAACTGCAGAAGAAGCAAAGAGTCATTGTTGAAGCACTAGTTAGCTTACTACCAACCCAATCAAGGAAAAGTTCAGTTCCAATGGcatttctttcaagtttgttgAAAACAGCAATAGCTGCATCAGCATCTACTTCTTGCAGATCGGATTTGGAGAGGCGGATTGGTCTGCAACTGGACCAGGCAATTCTCGAAGACGTCCTACTTCCGGCAAATTCACATGGAAACATCCACAGCACACTTTATGATACAGATTCACTCTTGAggattttctccatttttcttaACTTGGATGAGGATGACGAGGAAGATAATCACTTGAGGGATGAGAGTGAAATGGCATATGACTTTGACAGCCCTGGATCTCCAAAACAAAGCTCAATTCTCAAGGTATCAAAGTTATTGGACAGTTATCTTGCAGAAGTTGCAATTGACTCAAACCTGACGACATCAAAGTTCATAGCACTAGCAGAACTGCTTCCAGACCATGCTCGTATAGTAAGCGATGGATTGTACAGAGCTGTGGACATATTTCTCAAA gttcatataaatattaaggATTCTGAGCGCTACCGACTTTGTAAGACAATTGACTGTCAGAAACTATCCCAAGAAGCTTGCAGTCATGCAGCACAAAATGAAAGGTTGCCTGTGCAGATGGCCGTCCAAGTCCTATACTTTGAACAAATCAGGCTTCGGAATGCCATGAATGGTGGTGGCCAAAACCAATTCTTCTTTGGCGCAAACAATGGCCAATTCCCTCAACGTTCAAGCAGTGGTGCAGGAAGTGGAGCCATCTCACCAAGGGATAACTATGCATCAGTGAGAAGAGAGAACCGAGAGCTGAAGCTTGAAGTAGCAAGAATGAGAATGAGGCTTACCGACTTAGAGAAGGATCATGTGTCTATGAAGCAGGAGCTTGTCAAGACCCATCCTGCCAATAGGCTATTCAAGTCATTAACCAAAAAACTAAGCAAGCTCAATTCCTTGTTTCGGATTAATGGCATCAAGCCCATAGGAG TGACCTCTCCATGGGGCTTTGGAGGCAGGAATTCAAATCATCAAAATTGTATGCAAGAG ggTACCCGAGACGAGGGGGCTAGATGGGGCTGTGATGCTAATATGAATGCAGGGATCTGCAGGTGTTTCTTCAAGACAGATCAAACTATAGCCTGTCCTGAGTCCTACCTACCAAAGACATGA
- the LOC108997989 gene encoding BTB/POZ domain-containing protein At1g03010-like isoform X1: MGVVTVGDLKPSISGKRSFRPSSSIRHATEWPISDVSSDLTVEVGASSFALHKFPLVSRSGKIRRLLLETKDTKISRINLPTVPGGPEAFELAAKFCYGVNVEITLSNVAMLRCTAHFLEMTEELSEKNMEIRTEAYLKELVLPNISNSVSVLHRCESLLPISEDINLVSRLINAISNNACKEQLTSGLLKLDHNFPAKTIPNMEPDTPADWWGESLTVLNLDFFRRVVSSVKSKGLKQDLISKILINYAQNSLQGLGGKDSHLLRGSLMDSELQKKQRVIVEALVSLLPTQSRKSSVPMAFLSSLLKTAIAASASTSCRSDLERRIGLQLDQAILEDVLLPANSHGNIHSTLYDTDSLLRIFSIFLNLDEDDEEDNHLRDESEMAYDFDSPGSPKQSSILKVSKLLDSYLAEVAIDSNLTTSKFIALAELLPDHARIVSDGLYRAVDIFLKVHINIKDSERYRLCKTIDCQKLSQEACSHAAQNERLPVQMAVQVLYFEQIRLRNAMNGGGQNQFFFGANNGQFPQRSSSGAGSGAISPRDNYASVRRENRELKLEVARMRMRLTDLEKDHVSMKQELVKTHPANRLFKSLTKKLSKLNSLFRINGIKPIGVTSPWGFGGRNSNHQNCMQEGTRDEGARWGCDANMNAGICRCFFKTDQTIACPESYLPKT; encoded by the exons ATGGGTGTCGTTACTGTTGGTGATTTGAAGCCAAGCATATCAGGGAAGAGGTCGTTTCGTCCAAGTTCCAGCATAAGGCATGCCACTGAATG gCCAATATCTGATGTTTCTAGTGATCTTACTGTTGAAGTCGGAGCCTCAAGCTTTGCACTTCATAAG TTCCCTCTAGTTTCCAGAAGTGGAAAAATCCGGAGGCTGTTGTTGGAAACAAAAGATACAAAAATTTCACGCATAAATCTCCCTACTGTTCCTGGTGGACCAGAGGCATTTGAGCTAGCAGCAAAGTTCTGTTATGGAGTAAATGTTGAGATCACACTCTCAAATGTTGCTATGCTACGTTGCACAGCTCATTTCCTGGAAATGACAGAGGAGTTGTCGGAGAAAAACATGGAAATTCGAACTGAAGCATATCTAAAGGAGCTGGTGCTCCCAAATATATCAAACTCAGTATCTGTTCTACACCGTTGTGAAAGCCTATTGCCAATATCTGAAGATATCAACCTGGTTAGCAGGCTTATCAATGCAATTTCCAATAATGCATGCAAAGAGCAGCTCACCTCTGGCTTATTAAAACTTGACCATAATTTCCCTGCAAAAACTATTCCCAACATGGAACCAGATACACCAGCAGACTGGTGGGGGGAATCACTCACAGTTCTTAATCTTGATTTCTTCCGACGGGTTGTGTCTTCTGTAAAATCTAAGGGTCTAAAACAGGATCTGATTAGCAAAATTCTGATAAACTATGCCCAGAATTCTCTTCAAGGACTTGGAGGCAAGGACTCCCACCTGCTCAGAGGAAGTCTCATGGATTCGGAACTGCAGAAGAAGCAAAGAGTCATTGTTGAAGCACTAGTTAGCTTACTACCAACCCAATCAAGGAAAAGTTCAGTTCCAATGGcatttctttcaagtttgttgAAAACAGCAATAGCTGCATCAGCATCTACTTCTTGCAGATCGGATTTGGAGAGGCGGATTGGTCTGCAACTGGACCAGGCAATTCTCGAAGACGTCCTACTTCCGGCAAATTCACATGGAAACATCCACAGCACACTTTATGATACAGATTCACTCTTGAggattttctccatttttcttaACTTGGATGAGGATGACGAGGAAGATAATCACTTGAGGGATGAGAGTGAAATGGCATATGACTTTGACAGCCCTGGATCTCCAAAACAAAGCTCAATTCTCAAGGTATCAAAGTTATTGGACAGTTATCTTGCAGAAGTTGCAATTGACTCAAACCTGACGACATCAAAGTTCATAGCACTAGCAGAACTGCTTCCAGACCATGCTCGTATAGTAAGCGATGGATTGTACAGAGCTGTGGACATATTTCTCAAA gttcatataaatattaaggATTCTGAGCGCTACCGACTTTGTAAGACAATTGACTGTCAGAAACTATCCCAAGAAGCTTGCAGTCATGCAGCACAAAATGAAAGGTTGCCTGTGCAGATGGCCGTCCAAGTCCTATACTTTGAACAAATCAGGCTTCGGAATGCCATGAATGGTGGTGGCCAAAACCAATTCTTCTTTGGCGCAAACAATGGCCAATTCCCTCAACGTTCAAGCAGTGGTGCAGGAAGTGGAGCCATCTCACCAAGGGATAACTATGCATCAGTGAGAAGAGAGAACCGAGAGCTGAAGCTTGAAGTAGCAAGAATGAGAATGAGGCTTACCGACTTAGAGAAGGATCATGTGTCTATGAAGCAGGAGCTTGTCAAGACCCATCCTGCCAATAGGCTATTCAAGTCATTAACCAAAAAACTAAGCAAGCTCAATTCCTTGTTTCGGATTAATGGCATCAAGCCCATAGGAG TGACCTCTCCATGGGGCTTTGGAGGCAGGAATTCAAATCATCAAAATTGTATGCAAGAG ggTACCCGAGACGAGGGGGCTAGATGGGGCTGTGATGCTAATATGAATGCAGGGATCTGCAGGTGTTTCTTCAAGACAGATCAAACTATAGCCTGTCCTGAGTCCTACCTACCAAAGACATGA